The Oryza brachyantha chromosome 6, ObraRS2, whole genome shotgun sequence region atggggctaaaaagtttagccccatctaaacaacccctaagccACTTGGCTAAAATACAGTCATTGTTGGACTCAGTGATCTCATTTAAATAGCTTCAGATTTTGTGGGCACTTCGAGGTCACTCTATATTATGAATGTTGTGTCCTCATCAGTTTCTCAACTCACGTTTTATCTTGAACCACAAGTTCAAGTTCAAGTGGCCTCAATTGTGAGAGCTTAGGACATAAACAATGCCAGCCACACGTTTAAGTGTTTCCATTGTGCCAAATAGACTAAGAACATAGGGCTTAAAAAACTCCCTCCATAATGCAGGTGGTTTTAGAGgtggtttaaattttttacatcAGCCGCTTTATTTTTGTACCTGAGCCCTCGTACTCTTCTATGTTACATGTAAATCCAACATTACACGTTTAATACCCTACGTATAAATCCAACAATCACACCCTGGTTATACAAGCCCCAAGTTATCTCCGTTGCCGATCCTCAGTTCCTGTACACGGTGTCATCACAATACTCAGGAGCAGCGTAGATCAAAGCAACATCGATCGCCTAGGCTTAGGAGTGGTGCGGATCGAGACAGTCGTTGCTGATGAATCTCGGGCATGCTGTGGATCCAAGCATCGACGATGGGCAGAGTGCGCGGATCAACGCAGTTGCCGCTGACAGAGCTCATGACAGCGGCATTGGACAGGGCTTCGGAGCGGTACAGATCGAGGCGACGGGACTTGTGAGCAGTGGAGCCAGTGGCCGAGGAACTGGTGGAGCGACCGAGGCGGATGAGGCTGGCGGACCTCGGGAGGCGCTCGACATTCGAGCTTGGAGCTTAGAGGGGCGAAGGCGGTAGTGACCGACGAAGCTCAGATCGGACCGATTGGTGAAGATGACGACGGTTGACGAAGCTCGGGCGATAACCGTGGAAGGGGCGAGGAAGGTGAGATCCGGTCACTTTCCATCCTCCCCTCACCACTTTTTCTGACAAAAACACCATGCCATGCAGAAAAGCAAGGAGTCATGTAAAGCCACTCATTCTAGCTTCTCTCAATACCACATACAATTAACCTACATGCTAAGTGAGACTACTCGCCATATAGGATTTGATCACGGTGCCCTACCGTCAGCCAGTCGTAAATTCATAAACCCTAGAGCGAGATTTTTGCCCAAAATCCCCAAATGCCCCTCCGCATTCCCCTAAatccgcccgccgcctccgccccctcCGCCATGCTTCTCCTCCCCCTAtgccccctcctctccccctccgccgccgcctcctcctccgcaacccaccgccgctcgccgtcgtcgcctccgtcCGCCTCTCTCACTTCGACCCcttcgtctcctcctcctccgacgatGACGAAccccccctcgccgccgagctcttcCCGGCCGCTGGCGCGCCCACCCTCCTCACCGTTGCGCGCgggctcgccgccgacccGAGCCCCACCGTCCCCTCCGTGCTCgccttcctccgccgcctcccccgcgaCGCCTCCCCGCACCTCTTCCcccacctcgtcgccgccctctcccGCTCGCCCGGGGGCTCCCTCCTCGCGCTCCGCCTCTTCCTCGCGCCGCTCCacccccccgccgccgccgtcacccaCCACTCCTTCAACTCCGCGCTCCTCCGcttcccgctcccgccgcacCTGCTCCCGGCCTTCTTCTCCCGCTCCCTCCGCAAGTTCCCGCGCCTCGCCCCCACCCTGCTCTCCTTCAACCTCCTCCTCAAGTGCGTCTGCTCCTCTCTCGTCCCGAGGGACCCGCGCCTCTACCTCGACATCGCCCTGCGGGTGCTCTACGACATCATTCCCGCGTGGAACCTCGCACCGGATAAGTTCACCTACTCGACGGTCGTGTCCGCGCTCGCCGGTGCAGGCCGGGTGGATGATGCTGTGGCGCTGGTGCACGAGATGGTGGCAGATGGGCTGGTTGCGGCCGAGGCATTTAATCCCGTTCTGAAGGCGATGCTGCGTGGTGGGGATGCTAAGGGTGCAGCCAAGATGTTTGGGTTTATGCAGCTGAAGGGGTGTGTGCCGACTGCCGCGACATACAATGTGCTGGTGCATGGTCTGTTGGTCTGCGGGAGGGCCGGGGCGGCAATGAGGGTGGTGAGAAGaatggagagggagggggtaTTGCCAGGTGTGATGACCTATGGTGCAGTGGTTGATGGACTGGTGAGGTGTGGGAGAGTGAAGGATGCATGGAAGATCGCCAAGGAAATGGAGAAGAGCGGTCTTGCACCAAATGAGTTTGTTTACTCTGCTGTCATAACAGGATTTTGCAAGTCTGGGGAAATTGGCTCTGCGTTGAAGGTTTGGGAGGCAGTGGCAGCAGGTCCTGTAAGGCCaaactttgttttatattcaGCAATGATTAGATGCCTGGCTCATTTTGGGAAAATGATGGAGGCTGAATTGTTGTTTCGAGAGATGATTGATGCAAAATGTGAACCAAATATCATTACTTATGGGTCGATGATTCAAGGGTATTTCAAAGTTGGAGAAACGCCACGAGCTCTTTCTGTTTGGGAGGAGATGGTAGGGGTTGGCTGTGTGCCAAATGCTATTAGTTACAGCATATTGATCAATGGACTTTGCAATGTAGGGAAATTGAAGGATGCTATGATGGTCTGGAAGCACATGCTTGGCCGTGGATGTGCACCTGACACAATTGCTTATACTTCAATGATCAAGGGGTTATGTGCTTCTGGGATGGTGGATGGTGGTCTTCGACTATTCTATGACATGCTGGCAAGGGGTGATGCTGAGCCAGATGCCATCAGTTATAATGTGCTGCTGGATGGGCTGCTCCTGGCCAAGGACCTCCCACGGGCAATGGACTTGCTCAACAGGATGCTTGACCAGGGGTGTGATCCAGACATGGTGACATGCAATATATTCTTAAGGGAGTTTGGAGCTGGAGAGATGAAGGGGAGGGAGTTTTTGGAAGGCTTGGTTGTGAGGTTGTGCAATAGAGGAAGGAATATGGCAGCTGGAGAGGTTTTATTGGTGATGCTGACTAAGTACATTGTACCAGAAGCTCCCCTTTGGGAGATGGTGGTTAGAGATGTTTGTAGGACGAAGAGAGTTTGGAGAGTGATTGACAAGTGTTGGGATGAGATTTGGGGGCGTTGAAGATTTCAAcctttatgatttttattgaTACCAAAGGAGCACGGAGCTCACATACTGGAGTTTTTTGACACTCCATTTGTAAGTTGTAATTTGTAACATTCACTGATTCATTCATACAAGATTTTGACTTAATAAATTGATAtctactacctctgtctcacaatataagacttctCTAGCATTTGTTAGATTCGTATGGATGTTAGTGAATCCAGacatatacaaacaatatacatttatcaattgatgaatctagTCATAGCCAAAACGTGTTGCCATAtgatatggagggagtataaaccATTGTGCTTGTTGTTGAGCATCAAACCATTGTGCTTGTTATTGCCATATGGGATTGTCTTCAATGGAACTTTATGGTCTGGCTCTTCTTTTAATCTTTGACTGGCCTTGATGTCTActttatgatttatttcttttcttcataTAAGAAATGGGTTACTTGAGTTATAACAAAACTAccttgttcaaaaattcactGCAATTAGTATTTGTTTTCTGtaccaaataaatttgtaaaatataattgtgTATGTGTAATAGCATTTGAATGTCCATGCTTTTGTTATAGTAGGTTTTCAAAATGTCTGTCAATCCTCTAGTGCATGATATGGTACTTTGATCTTATTTTTACATGTCAATTGAATGGGATGTGTACAAAGGTGGCAAATATGTATCATTATTCATATGTAATTGTAGGGGTTGCACTATGGTAGTATGGTTTCTATAAAAGTCTGGATGACATactatgagtttttttaattattattctgCCTCATTCAATCAGCACAAGAAATTCCATGTAGTTTGGATTCTTATGTATTGCTTAATCGATGAGTTCCTTTCCTGCAGAGTTTTGCATTACGTTCCAAGAAAAATACATGTGGATGCTTTCATAAAAGTGAATTGTTTTAGAGTTTGCTGTTTTACCTGTTtcaaattctgaaaaaaacttttactCCTTAATTACCTGTATAATTTTCTCATCGATGCTAATTTCATTACTCAATTATGGGACTTTGCGTTGGATTAGTTGTGGGCAGTTGGCCAGTGATGTTTGCCGCTTCCCTGAACCTTCTCACTAGAGTTGTCTTTGTGAGTATGAAAATGAAGTGCTTagtataacaataataataatataaaagaactacaatgttttgttttgtgtagACAATTGATTATGACCAGAGTTGGTGAAACCACAGTAACCGCCATGTGATAATTGCTGTTACCACGTTCTCCATTGGAGCACGGTAGCACTAGGGCACAATTTGAGTTGCTAAATTTCGTTCAAATTCAAAAACTTAAGAATTATTGTAAAACAAATACCAATGATAGGAATTGATTTATAGAGTTGTTTGGTGAAAGAAACATGTGAATTTTTAACGAATATTAAGTTCCAAAATATTGTTAGCCtgggaaaaatgaaaaagaacacTGTTCATCGTGGCCCAAGAAGGCCCAACTAAATTTGAGGGATAGAACTTGTCTAGTTATTATTGTATTATGGTAGGCATGTATTTTAACTTTCAATTATGTTCTATAATAATTGCCAATTGTGAATTGTCATATATAATCGTTTGAATGTCCAATATTAATAGAGGCCAAGTcgattttttcaattttgcaAATATTATGTCCTAACTGTTCCAAATGTACCATATGACttgttttctattatttttgtaattttacaatatgttttttgaatttttctcttttttatccTTGGATTGAACTGCTCTCAATTTATGCACAAACCGTGCGGTTATTTGGCCAAACCGCGATTACccctggatttaaattcattttttttaatttgaatttactGCGGTTTTAgcaaaaccgcgcggtaaccgcgcAACCGCCAGCATTCAGCTTTGATGGCTTTGATGGTAAGTGCAACCCTGATTATGACATCATTTTACAAGTATAGTTCCGTATACTTCTCCAGTATACTTGGTTTGGCAATAACTAACAGTGTCTTTTTTTCATTGACTCAAGGTACAATCTTATACAATGTTAAAAGAATAtccatttagttttttttggatccatgagacatggtttcagaTCCTCATATTTACTTAAAGATTCAAACTGCTAGTGGAAGAACTGTGCATGTGCTAGAATTATTCTGAATATCCATGGGATGTAGTTAACTGTTGTAAGATACAAGTATTTAACTGAGGAATAGTGTAATTGGAGACAGCAACAGAGATTTTGGGCAGAAACTCAGTGGGCACAAAGATTTATTTGGTATGTTTCAGTACTTCTTAAATATCAAGTAATTTTGGACTTCTGTGATTTCGGATTTACTGTTTTGTGGTAATTTCGGAATTTGAGAAAGTTGTATACTTGCTTGCCTCCGTTATTTTTTTCGTTGTTAACACCAGCTTCATGTTCTTGTAGCATTCTGAATCTTTTGAAATTTATGCTGCCATGACATGCCCTTTGTGGTAATCTTACAGAGAACTCTTATCTGTAAAGAACAGGAGAATTTATGTTAGTTAAACTTTTTGTGTCCACACGTTATTAGCTTCTGCTTGAAATATATGAGAAAACTTCAGATAACACAATAAAGTCGTTACTATCTGCTGAATTTTGATTTCTGGAGTTTATCGGATTGACCCTGCTGCAgtattgcatatttgtatTGCATGGTTTCCTACATTAGTTTAGAGCACCATTTGGTGTATGCAGGGCTCTCTTCTCACTATTTTTCAGTGCTTTAGCAGATGACAGACAATTACTTTCCTATAAATAGGCTTTCTGGTATTGTCACATATGTGATAGAATTATCAGGATACTACTGTCCTACACTACTAGTTCTAATATAATTCTTTTTGATAGGATTACCAGGATACCTCTGTGTACACTACTAGTTCCAATATTGAGCCTGATTCCCTGTGCATCACTTATCTACATGGAGAAATCATCATTTGTGATACGCCAAACTGTTCATTTCTGAGATAATAATTTTTCGTTTAGGAATACTAGATATTTCTTCTGAAAACTTGAAAATACACCAttatttaaatgtatttattgaGTTGTTTGTGCTATTTGAAAATAACATGATCTTTTTTGTATgattcttctttcttttagtGCTCGTGATTTGATGTGGTCGACACGGATGACTCAAGAAGATAGCCCAAGCAATCTCAGAATTTGTTTTCTATGTCCTTGTGAGAGAGGCAGAATTTCTTGGGTACTACACGTGATTGTTTTGTATTTCTAACACTGAAGGCTATCGCTCGCTGCTCTATCTTTGCAGGCATATTTAACATGTGTGGAAATATTGGTGGTACCTTAATAAGCATTGCGCAGTAGCATGGACTTAATCGACATGAATGGGCCTCTGTCAATGGCATATGAAGTGGTATCACTATCTTACCAATGCCCTTCATTTTCGAAGCCTTTAAAATCacaaatattctctttttttgctttgctCCAAAGATGGATTGCCCTTCAATGGAAATATAGTGCACCATTTCGATAAAGTTCTCATTCACCAGTGTCCATAGCATGGTAGCACCATACATAGTGAATCGCCAACACTGATTTGTCTATAAGATCTGCTTCCTATGAAGCATCCGTTGTGACACTGCACTGTATTACATTGGGTGGTTATTagtaggagaaaaaaaaaggtaaatgaACCCACGAGAGGTTCATTGGTCTACCAATTGCTTCTGGTGAATTTTATGCAACTTATCAGGATAATTGAGTTATATAGCCTCTTCCAAATGCACCCGTATCTTCTTTCCAGTTTTTAAAGGGAACACACGGACGCATATCTGGTTGTAAGCTATATGTGTTTCTGAATTGCAATCTCACTGTTAAACCTGTTAACGCTTTAATCTATTAGTTCTATTGCAGGTCACAGCTTGTGCAGGCAACCTTGAAAGATGCAAAATTAAACCGTCCGTGCGATGGAATCATCAAGGTAATTACCAACATTCTGTCTCTTCGACATGTTTATGTCTGGATAAGCAGCACATGGAGTTTTCAATGAAGTTACTGTCTACAGTACTACAAAAAGTCAGAAGGTGCGTATCGTTGTTAGTTACATGGCCATGTCGAGGCATTTATTGAAGAGTGGCCCAGGTCAACAGTGATGAGTGCTTGAAAAGTG contains the following coding sequences:
- the LOC102704528 gene encoding pentatricopeptide repeat-containing protein At4g20090-like; protein product: MPPPLPLRRRLLLRNPPPLAVVASVRLSHFDPFVSSSSDDDEPPLAAELFPAAGAPTLLTVARGLAADPSPTVPSVLAFLRRLPRDASPHLFPHLVAALSRSPGGSLLALRLFLAPLHPPAAAVTHHSFNSALLRFPLPPHLLPAFFSRSLRKFPRLAPTLLSFNLLLKCVCSSLVPRDPRLYLDIALRVLYDIIPAWNLAPDKFTYSTVVSALAGAGRVDDAVALVHEMVADGLVAAEAFNPVLKAMLRGGDAKGAAKMFGFMQLKGCVPTAATYNVLVHGLLVCGRAGAAMRVVRRMEREGVLPGVMTYGAVVDGLVRCGRVKDAWKIAKEMEKSGLAPNEFVYSAVITGFCKSGEIGSALKVWEAVAAGPVRPNFVLYSAMIRCLAHFGKMMEAELLFREMIDAKCEPNIITYGSMIQGYFKVGETPRALSVWEEMVGVGCVPNAISYSILINGLCNVGKLKDAMMVWKHMLGRGCAPDTIAYTSMIKGLCASGMVDGGLRLFYDMLARGDAEPDAISYNVLLDGLLLAKDLPRAMDLLNRMLDQGCDPDMVTCNIFLREFGAGEMKGREFLEGLVVRLCNRGRNMAAGEVLLVMLTKYIVPEAPLWEMVVRDVCRTKRVWRVIDKCWDEIWGR